A window of Deltaproteobacteria bacterium genomic DNA:
GAGTTAAATAACGAAGATTGCCACGCGAGCCTTCAGCTCGCTCGCAATGACATCTTTTTTAAAAATGTTAACTCAATATGAAAACTGCCTACTGACATTTTCACTCGGCAGTTAACTGACATATTGACTCGGCTTGTACACCTCTATGTCGACAGAAATTGTAACCGGTCAGTGCACCTTTCAATTACCCACAACTCGGGTAACATTCGCCTCCTATTTCTTTAGTCGCGACGCCCCTTTTTGGCTTTTGGCGTCCAGGGCGCGTTGGCAAATGCCTCGGTGGCTAACGCGTCGATTGTCTTTTGAAGTTTCCTGAAGCGTTCAATCCTCCTCTTACATTCCTGAGCCACATCCTTGCCGTAAGCGATCACCGACATCAAATCAAACTGGGGTTCGCCATTGGCTCAAAACTTGTGGGTAATTGAAAGTCAGTGAACGGGTGGTTGGCTGTCATCCCCGCGAAGGCGGGGATCCAGAAATACTGAAAAAAGACTACCGCGGTGAGATAACGGCCTGCACTCAAGGGGTCCAGCGTTTCCCAAAAGGGTCTTGGGTTTGCTCTGACTATGTTGCAGAATCATATGTCGATTTAGGAGAGATAGACAAGGCTTTGATTGCATTATGGCAAGGCGTTTATAATGCGGTAGGAATAGAGCCTGTTTCTGATGACGACAGAGATGCTAGACGGTTCTTACATCAAAAGGGCACTAAAATAGCATACGGTGAGTATCAAAAAGCTAGAGAGTCTTTAGAAAAATCCCCGGAATCAGACCCAAATAAATTGAGGCTTGCGATTGCCTGTAGTCAATTTTTCGGTTACCCAATGAATATTGGGGAAGCCGTGTTTCGCGCTTTTGCGTTATATACAGACGGCGATATTGGCGCTGGTGTGGGATCTAGACTTGACCCTTTTGTCAGATGGCAAAAAGCTGAAGACATCAAACAATCTCATGAATTTTTAACGGAATATGTGAAGGCCCATCCTGATGATCAAAAGAGTTTATTGGCATTGATTTTTTTAGAACTAACTAAATCGAGAAAACCAGACAATAAAATTGCTGAATATGCAAAGGCTTTGGCAAAATTAGATCCTAATAATGCAGTTGCTCGGAAACTATTACTGGTAAGCCGAGTGCTTTCGGGTGAATTTTTTGGAACTGAGGAAATTGAGGATAAGGAAAGCAGGTCCGGCAAAGCAGTAAAAATAGTATGGAAAAATAAAACTTCCTTCAACGAAGCATTTGATGCGACGCTTAAATTATTACCAGAGTGGGATTCAGACAGATTTGATTTTATTGATTTTCGTGACAAAATATTAAAAGTTGATTAAATGATAAGTCTTAATCCTGTTTGTCTTGAACAATGGCGGATATAGGCAATTTCAATTCGTTCATCGGAGATAGTTTCGTAAATAATACGATATTCCCTACACAAAACCTGGCGAAACCCTTGATAGGCCCTATCCATCGCGGGGCCCATTTCAGGAAATTCTTTCAAATATTCGATCTTATCAATGATTTCATAAAAATTTTTGGAAGAATATTTTCGAATGGCATCGAGATCTGCTTGAGCTTGGGGACGTAAAAATAAAACCCTATTTTTTTCGACCATAACTACGTTTGCCCTTTTTAAAGTCTTCTAGCTTCACTCCCTTGCCTCTTTCCCTTTTAGCTTTGGCCAAACGCTTTTCCCAATCCGGATAGGACATTTCATCTAAAGTTGCCATGTGCCCTTCATAAGATTCTAGATCGACTAAAAGAGCTGCCGCCCTGCCCCGCTGAGTTATAATGACAGGCTCTCGAGTTTTGTTGACTTGTTCAACAAACTTTTTCGCCTGGCTTTGCAAATCTGAAATGGGGATAATTTTTTCCATAAAATACTTATATAAATCTAACTACATAAAATAGTATATATCTAATTATAGGCTTTGTCTATGGCTAAAGCACTATTCTTTAATTATCTTAATGGGTATAAGCAAGCATGAATTACGATGTCATCATTTTGGGGGCTGGGGCAGCAGGCCTGATGTGTGCACGGGTTGCCGCCAAGCGAGGTAAAAAAGTTTTAGTTTTGGAAAAGAATTTAAACCCGGGTAAAAAGATTCTTATTTCTGGGGGCGGGCGTTGTAATTTTACGAATCTTCATGTGACAGCAGAAAATTAT
This region includes:
- a CDS encoding type II toxin-antitoxin system RelE/ParE family toxin, with protein sequence MVEKNRVLFLRPQAQADLDAIRKYSSKNFYEIIDKIEYLKEFPEMGPAMDRAYQGFRQVLCREYRIIYETISDERIEIAYIRHCSRQTGLRLII
- a CDS encoding type II toxin-antitoxin system Phd/YefM family antitoxin, producing the protein MEKIIPISDLQSQAKKFVEQVNKTREPVIITQRGRAAALLVDLESYEGHMATLDEMSYPDWEKRLAKAKRERGKGVKLEDFKKGKRSYGRKK